A genomic window from Prunus persica cultivar Lovell chromosome G2, Prunus_persica_NCBIv2, whole genome shotgun sequence includes:
- the LOC18787088 gene encoding DNA damage-repair/toleration protein DRT100 yields the protein MKMKMRLFLISVTIFCAIISSVNSCSPADLAALKAIKTSLTDSHLGLFNSWVGTDCCVNWYGVSCDPETKRVVDINLRGESEDPILTKSGQSGFMSGSISPEICKLDRLTTLIVADWKGITGEIPKCLTSLSNLRVLDLIGNKISGDIPADIGNLKMLTVLNLADNQISGKIPASIVSMSGLMHLDLSNNQISGEMPADFGKLKMLSRALLNRNQLTGSVPVSIGNMNRLADLDLSRNRISGSVPDCLGKMQVLSTLNLDGNLISGQLPSTLLSNRGLGILNLSRNSIGGNIPDVFHGNSYFMALDLSYNNLKGPIPGSLSAAKYIGHLDLSHNHLCGTIPVGNPFDHLEASSFANNDCLCGNPLRTC from the coding sequence atgaaaatgaaaatgaggtTGTTTTTAATCTCAGTGACAATATTTTGTGCCATTATCTCAAGCGTGAACTCTTGTTCACCAGCAGACTTGGCAGCTCTTAAAGCCATCAAAACCAGCCTCACCGATTCCCATTTGGGCCTCTTCAACTCCTGGGTAGGAACCGACTGCTGCGTAAACTGGTACGGCGTCAGCTGCGACCCCGAAACTAAGCGAGTCGTCGACATTAACCTCCGAGGCGAGTCGGAGGACCCGATACTCACCAAATCGGGTCAGTCCGGGTTCATGTCCGGCTCCATCTCGCCCGAAATTTGCAAACTCGACCGCCTCACCACCCTCATTGTCGCAGACTGGAAGGGAATCACCGGCGAGATCCCCAAATGCCTCACTTCACTCTCCAATCTCCGAGTCCTCGACCTTATCGGAAACAAGATTTCGGGCGATATTCCAGCCGATATCGGAAACCTCAAGATGCTCACCGTCCTCAATCTGGCCGACAACCAGATATCCGGCAAGATTCCGGCTAGCATAGTAAGCATGTCCGGGTTAATGCACCTGGACCTCAGCAACAACCAAATCTCGGGCGAAATGCCGGCCGATTTCGGGAAACTCAAGATGCTGAGCCGGGCTTTGCTGAACCGGAACCAGCTCACCGGGTCGGTCCCTGTTTCCATCGGCAACATGAACCGGCTAGCCGACTTGGACCTGTCCAGGAACCGGATCTCGGGTAGTGTACCGGACTGTCTCGGAAAAATGCAAGTTCTTTCGACGCTGAATTTGGACGGGAACTTAATTTCGGGTCAATTGCCTTCCACCCTTTTGAGCAATCGGGGTTTGGGCATCTTGAACTTGAGCCGAAACAGCATTGGAGGTAACATACCGGACGTTTTCCACGGAAATTCGTATTTCATGGCGCTGGATTTGTCGTACAACAACTTGAAGGGCCCGATACCCGGTTCGCTATCGGCGGCCAAATATATCGGGCACTTGGATCTGAGCCACAACCACTTGTGTGGGACCATTCCGGTAGGCAACCCATTCGATCACCTCGAAGCGTCGTCGTTTGCCAACAATGATTGTCTCTGCGGGAATCCATTAAGGACTTGTTAA